Proteins from a single region of Pongo pygmaeus isolate AG05252 chromosome 3, NHGRI_mPonPyg2-v2.0_pri, whole genome shotgun sequence:
- the LOC129034656 gene encoding ubiquitin-conjugating enzyme E2 N-like, which yields MAGLPRRIVKETQRLLAEPVPGIKAEPYESNIHYFHVVIAGPRDYHFAGGTFKLELFLPEEYPMAAPKVRFMTKICHSNVDKLGRICLDILKDKWSPALQIHTVLLWIQALLSAPNPDDPLANDVEEQWKDHRSPSHRNS from the coding sequence ATGGCTGGGCTGCCCCGCAGGATCGTCAAGGAAACCCAGCGTTTGCTGGCAGAACCAGTTCCTGGCATCAAAGCAGAACCATATGAGAGCAACATCCATTATTTTCATGTAGTCATTGCCGGCCCCCGGGATTACCACTTTGCGGGAGGGACTTTTAAACTTGAACTATTTCTTCCAGAAGAATACCCAATGGCAGCCCCTAAAGTGCGTTTCATGACCAAAATTTGTCATTCTAATGTAGACAAGTTGGGGAGAATATGTTTAGATATTTTGAAAGATAAGtggtccccagccctgcagatCCATACAGTTCTGCTATGGATCCAGGCCTTGTTAAGTGCTCCAAATCCAGATGATCCATTAGCAAATGATGTAGAGGAGCAGTGGAAAGACCATCGAAGCCCAAGCCATAGAAACAGCTAG